CTTTGCACGGGGTTTCAGAAGCGTGTGAAACATCCGGGCTAGAGCCAGCACATTTTTGGCTTAAAACTTAATTTGGAGTGCGGCGGCAAGCGGATGCGCGACACCGCTTTGTATTTTCCGCAAAAGTGCCAATCTGCGTAATCTGTGGATAGAAATGTGTTCTTTGCCTTAATTCTTTGTACGCTCGCTCATGGACAAATCCTACTGGAACCGCATTGGCAAAAACTACAGCCGGGAAATTTTCCACGCGCTGCACAGCGACCGCAAGGGTTGCCTGCGGCGGTTGTTGAACCGGCTTGCAGGCCCGGACAAGGACGTTATCGATTTCGGTTGCGGCACCGGACAGTTTCTTCCCCTGCTTGCGGAAAAATGCCGGTACGTGCGCGCGCTGGATTTTTCGGCCGGATTGTTGGAGCAGGCGGCGGCCCGGCATCGCCGGTTTGGGAATATTGAATTTTATAATGTCGATCTGAGCCTGCCCCGTTTGAAGTTCGAAGCGGCGGCTTGGGGACTTTGCGTCAATGTCCTGATCATGGAGAATTTTTCGCTTCGCCGCCGCATCCTGCAAACCATCCGGCGCTGCCTGCTTCCCGGCGGAAGGCTTTTGCTGGTGCTCCCTTCCCTCGAATCCGTTTTTTTGACCCAACAACGGTTGATCGAATGGAATTTGCGCGATGGTTTTACCCCTCGTCGCGCG
Above is a genomic segment from Candidatus Methylacidiphilales bacterium containing:
- a CDS encoding class I SAM-dependent methyltransferase, which gives rise to MDKSYWNRIGKNYSREIFHALHSDRKGCLRRLLNRLAGPDKDVIDFGCGTGQFLPLLAEKCRYVRALDFSAGLLEQAAARHRRFGNIEFYNVDLSLPRLKFEAAAWGLCVNVLIMENFSLRRRILQTIRRCLLPGGRLLLVLPSLESVFLTQQRLIEWNLRDGFTPRRAAEARIPGLSRRALDRVHEGIFPVDGVPTKHYLKEELELFLSSGGFEMESIEKVEYGWETEFAGPPRWMKSPYPWDWAVVARKSLSKK